One segment of Sulfobacillus thermosulfidooxidans DSM 9293 DNA contains the following:
- a CDS encoding HesA/MoeB/ThiF family protein, with protein MVITDKDRVRRLVSLPDAKPSWAKRLKESRVAIVGMGGLGNASALYLAAQGVGHLTLYDPDRVSAHNLGRQILFRPTDIGRLKVQAAREHLQEVAPNASFHIEPVALNDDNAEQLLQGHDVIVDGLDNWITRTVLNRFSVRSHVPVVFAGAIGYEAQVYVVNGGKPCLQCLFGDSSYADQDCAVTGVLGPVVGMAGTVQAQEVLKILLHTGDILQGRIWTYDAYRAQSRVVRFSARKECAVCGGEGE; from the coding sequence ATGGTGATAACGGATAAAGACCGTGTCAGGCGACTCGTATCGTTGCCAGATGCCAAGCCTTCTTGGGCTAAACGGCTCAAGGAAAGCCGTGTGGCTATTGTTGGCATGGGAGGATTGGGTAACGCCTCAGCTTTATACCTGGCGGCGCAAGGCGTAGGCCACCTAACGCTTTATGATCCTGACCGGGTGAGTGCCCACAATCTAGGACGGCAAATCTTGTTTCGGCCAACCGATATTGGCCGGCTCAAAGTCCAGGCTGCTCGCGAACACTTGCAAGAGGTCGCACCGAACGCGTCGTTTCACATCGAACCGGTTGCCCTGAATGACGACAATGCGGAGCAGCTGTTACAAGGGCATGACGTCATTGTTGACGGTCTCGACAACTGGATTACGAGAACGGTGTTGAACCGTTTTAGTGTGCGTTCTCATGTACCCGTCGTGTTCGCCGGGGCCATTGGCTATGAAGCCCAAGTGTATGTCGTCAATGGCGGTAAACCCTGTTTGCAGTGCCTTTTTGGGGATAGTTCCTATGCTGATCAAGATTGTGCGGTCACGGGAGTTTTGGGACCCGTGGTGGGCATGGCTGGCACCGTTCAAGCGCAAGAAGTATTAAAAATCTTGTTACATACCGGAGATATCTTACAAGGCCGAATTTGGACCTATGATGCGTACCGGGCTCAATCACGCGTTGTCCGATTTTCGGCCCGCAAGGAGTGTGCCGTGTGTGGTGGGGAAGGGGAATGA
- the thiO gene encoding glycine oxidase ThiO: MEEMQNSQDFIVVGAGIIGAMIAYRLVTHGYSVMLVDQGPPGGQASRAAAGILSPTAEAGSSVPFFDLLQASFLRYPALIEEIEEASQMHVDLHQTGVIQAALDDVEANRLHELYRWQKTKVAVEWVTSAQLKDLEPDMQHAVGALYAPHEMQVHGPKLVQALVRAGNHAGMVSRFGVMVQRFLTSKSGDVLGIETTKGQYRAQKAVIVAAGSWAQSILATLDEVRALPVKPIRGQILALTSDEVPIRHIVFAHHRYVVPKPDGRLILGATEDDAGFDDRVTADGVAQLAQSFHYFGPRVPQMHWQAIWAGLRPMAPDGLPILGPWPGRQGLYVAAGHYRNGVLLSAITGDLVLNWAQNGTLPPSGFLPERFWRS; this comes from the coding sequence ATGGAGGAGATGCAAAACAGCCAAGACTTCATTGTCGTCGGAGCCGGCATTATCGGCGCTATGATTGCGTACCGCTTAGTGACGCATGGCTACTCGGTCATGCTGGTCGATCAGGGACCGCCCGGTGGCCAAGCATCGCGGGCTGCAGCGGGCATATTATCGCCAACGGCCGAAGCGGGATCATCCGTGCCTTTTTTCGATTTGCTACAGGCGAGTTTCCTTCGGTATCCTGCCTTAATCGAAGAAATTGAAGAAGCCAGTCAGATGCATGTCGATCTGCATCAAACGGGTGTGATTCAAGCCGCGTTAGATGACGTGGAAGCCAATCGCCTTCATGAGTTATATCGCTGGCAAAAGACGAAAGTGGCGGTCGAATGGGTCACATCCGCACAATTGAAAGATCTGGAACCGGATATGCAACATGCTGTGGGGGCTTTATATGCACCTCATGAGATGCAGGTACATGGTCCTAAATTGGTACAGGCTCTGGTACGGGCCGGAAATCATGCTGGCATGGTAAGTCGTTTTGGTGTTATGGTCCAACGTTTTTTGACATCAAAGAGTGGGGATGTTCTGGGAATCGAAACCACTAAGGGACAGTACCGGGCTCAAAAAGCCGTCATTGTCGCTGCAGGTTCATGGGCTCAGTCGATTTTGGCGACATTGGACGAGGTGCGCGCCTTACCCGTTAAGCCCATCCGTGGCCAAATTCTTGCGTTAACCAGTGATGAAGTTCCCATACGCCATATTGTCTTCGCGCATCACAGGTACGTGGTGCCCAAACCCGATGGCCGATTGATTTTGGGTGCGACGGAAGATGATGCGGGATTTGATGACCGAGTCACGGCGGATGGGGTCGCTCAATTGGCTCAGTCGTTTCATTATTTTGGTCCTCGAGTTCCCCAGATGCATTGGCAAGCCATTTGGGCTGGACTAAGGCCCATGGCGCCGGATGGTCTTCCTATCTTGGGGCCATGGCCTGGACGCCAAGGGCTTTACGTGGCAGCGGGACATTACCGCAATGGCGTGCTATTATCGGCCATTACAGGGGATTTGGTCCTAAACTGGGCACAAAATGGTACGTTGCCTCCCTCTGGGTTTTTACCTGAGCGTTTTTGGAGATCGTGA